In one window of Eleutherodactylus coqui strain aEleCoq1 chromosome 10, aEleCoq1.hap1, whole genome shotgun sequence DNA:
- the YIF1B gene encoding protein YIF1B, whose protein sequence is MNNLSREQPVIRQCGACASPSEVERPRQLTGAMNRESSFKASSKRRIRGSNPNMASQHQLFDDTSASPGPHGMEYHNHGSPSLGIPTQAFLSEPMSNFAMAYGSSLATQGKEMVDKNIDRIIPVNKLKYYFAVDTVYVGKKIGLLLFPFMHQDWEVRYQQDIPVAPRFDVNAPDLYIPVMAFITYILVAGLALGTQNNFSPEILGMQASSALAWIIVEVFAILLSLYLVTVNTDLTTVDLIAFSGYKYVGMISGVLSGLLFGKTGYYIVLSWCCVSIVFFMIRTLRLKILSEAAAEGVLVRGARNQLRMYLTMAIAAVQPLFMYWLTYHLVR, encoded by the exons ATGAACAATCTCTCTCGTGAACAGCCTGTGATTCGCCAGTGCGGTGCCTGTGCGTCACCCAGTGAGGTGGAGAGGCCGCGTCAGCTAACCGGAGCCATGAACCGGGAGAGCAGCTTCAAGGCCT CTTCAAAGCGGCGCATTCGAGGCTCCAATCCCAATATGGCGAGTCAACATCAGTTATTTGATGACACAAGTGCCAGCCCTGGACCTCATGGCATGGAATACCACAACCATGGCTCCCCATCACTGGGCATCCCTACTCAAGCCTTCCTCTCAGAACCTATGTCCAACTTCGCCATGGCATATGGAAGCAGCTTGGCTACCCAGGGCAAGGAGATGGTGGACAAAAAT ATTGACAGAATAATCCCCGTGAACAAGCTCAAGTATTATTTTGCAGTCGACACAGTTTATGTTGGAAAAAAGATTGGGCTGCTCCTCTTTCCCTTTATGCACCAG GACTGGGAGGTCAGGTACCAGCAAGATATCCCTGTAGCACCACGATTTGACGTCAATGCTCCGGACCTGTACATTCCAG TCATGGCTTTCATCACTTATATTCTGGTTGCTGGGCTGGCTCTTGGAACACAGAACAA CTTTTCCCCAGAGATCTTGGGCATGCAGGCTAGTTCAGCCTTAGCCTGGATCATAGTGGAGGTGTTTGCTATCCTTCTCAGCCTTTACCTGGTGACTGTAAATACCGACCTCACCACAGTGGATCTTATAGCCTTTTCTGGCTACAAATATGTGGG GATGATTTCGGGAGTTCTGTCTGGGCTTCTCTTTGGGAAGACTGGATACTACATCGTTCTAAGCTGGTGTTGTGTCTCCATAGTATTTTTCATG ATCCGGACCTTGAGGTTAAAGATTCTGTCAGAAGCTGCAGCAGAGGGTGTCCTGGTACGCGGTGCCAGAAACCAGTTGCGTATGTACCTGACTATGGCCATCGCTGCAGTGCAGCCCCTCTTCATGTACTGGCTGACCTACCACCTAGTGAGATGA